A portion of the bacterium genome contains these proteins:
- a CDS encoding type II CAAX endopeptidase family protein, producing the protein MKKLVKNEWLRLLFWIIFPLLAYQIAKISISAIFGFLAKDILKNPEIIKETLFLGIFNLAFFCVMLGLILWVPAKIFGQKISKKTLGTDKPFDWADYGWGILGFVVSILLAGILNQLAQNYLPGFSVGEKQDVGFSQVARPLDMLIAFFCLTILPAFVEEIIFRGAIYGSLREIKISKNLGKVKIKIGGWILAMIIASVLFGYAHGQLNVALTTFAMSVVMCVIREKLTDSIWAGVVLHFLKNSIAFFLLYGLPILQLMR; encoded by the coding sequence ATGAAAAAGTTGGTCAAAAACGAATGGTTACGGCTTTTGTTTTGGATAATTTTTCCGCTTCTGGCTTATCAGATCGCTAAAATTTCAATATCGGCAATTTTTGGATTTCTAGCAAAGGATATTCTCAAAAATCCAGAAATTATTAAAGAAACTTTATTCTTAGGAATTTTTAATCTGGCATTTTTTTGTGTTATGCTAGGGCTTATTTTGTGGGTTCCAGCCAAAATCTTTGGTCAAAAAATCTCCAAAAAAACTCTCGGAACAGACAAACCTTTTGATTGGGCGGATTACGGCTGGGGTATTTTGGGCTTTGTCGTTTCGATTTTGCTGGCGGGAATCTTGAATCAACTTGCACAGAATTATTTGCCTGGATTCAGTGTGGGCGAAAAACAAGATGTTGGCTTTTCGCAAGTGGCACGACCGCTGGATATGCTGATTGCGTTCTTCTGCTTGACAATTTTGCCGGCTTTTGTAGAAGAGATTATATTTCGTGGGGCGATTTATGGGTCGCTTCGAGAGATTAAAATTTCAAAAAACCTCGGCAAAGTTAAAATCAAAATTGGTGGCTGGATCCTGGCGATGATTATTGCGAGCGTGCTGTTTGGCTATGCTCACGGTCAACTCAATGTGGCGTTGACGACCTTTGCTATGAGTGTGGTGATGTGCGTGATCCGCGAGAAGTTGACCGACTCGATTTGGGCCGGCGTAGTGCTTCATTTTTTGAAAAATTCAATCGCGTTTTTCTTGCTCTATGGATTGCCGATTTTACAATTGATGCGTTGA
- a CDS encoding M50 family metallopeptidase: MNLILGILVGLLVLTILVALHELGHAYAAIKNGVVVEEYGIGFPPAAIKFKKKTDWILPKGTLVSINWLPLGGFVKLQGEHDSDSGKGDYGAASFWGKTQILLAGVAVNWAVAAILFSILAIFGLPKILPNQFMIASDARVTGGEVEITEIVKDMPAEVAGLKTGDVIQRIAGEKISSTEDVARLSKSNTGKTTAFEITRNGRVEVKNVQLRAENKDKKGFAGVGTFKKDEQIHATWSAPIVGVGTTVQLTAETFSGVGKMAGNFFSGLFEKIIPSESAQKSANAKLDEAGKGVAGPISIMGVLFPNATAMGIKMVLFLAAVISLSLAVMNTLPIPALDGGRWLSTFIFRKVLKKPLSAETEEKINLAGFAFVMGLSLLVIISDFFKVF; encoded by the coding sequence ATGAATTTGATTTTGGGGATTTTAGTTGGACTTTTGGTTCTGACAATTTTGGTAGCACTACATGAACTTGGCCACGCTTATGCTGCGATCAAAAATGGCGTTGTTGTTGAAGAATATGGAATAGGATTTCCGCCAGCCGCAATTAAATTTAAGAAAAAGACAGATTGGATTTTACCAAAAGGTACACTTGTGTCAATCAACTGGTTACCTTTGGGTGGGTTTGTGAAACTTCAAGGCGAGCACGATTCGGACTCTGGTAAGGGCGATTATGGTGCGGCGAGTTTTTGGGGCAAAACGCAGATTTTGTTGGCTGGCGTGGCGGTCAACTGGGCGGTTGCGGCTATTTTATTCTCTATTTTGGCTATTTTTGGCTTACCAAAGATTCTACCTAACCAGTTTATGATTGCATCTGATGCACGAGTTACGGGTGGCGAAGTTGAGATTACGGAAATCGTTAAAGATATGCCTGCTGAAGTTGCCGGCTTGAAAACAGGCGATGTTATTCAAAGAATTGCTGGCGAAAAAATTTCTTCAACCGAAGATGTCGCGAGATTATCCAAGTCTAACACCGGTAAAACAACAGCCTTCGAGATTACTCGAAATGGCCGCGTAGAAGTAAAAAATGTTCAACTTCGCGCAGAAAATAAAGATAAGAAAGGTTTTGCTGGGGTCGGGACTTTCAAGAAGGATGAGCAAATTCACGCAACTTGGAGCGCGCCAATTGTTGGCGTTGGGACAACTGTACAGTTAACGGCTGAAACCTTTTCTGGCGTGGGCAAGATGGCTGGTAACTTTTTCTCTGGGCTTTTCGAAAAGATAATTCCAAGTGAATCTGCGCAAAAATCCGCCAATGCTAAATTGGATGAGGCTGGCAAGGGCGTGGCGGGCCCGATCTCAATTATGGGTGTGCTGTTTCCTAACGCTACGGCAATGGGTATTAAAATGGTCTTGTTTTTGGCGGCGGTGATCTCTCTCAGCCTCGCGGTGATGAATACTTTGCCGATACCAGCACTGGACGGCGGTCGTTGGCTTTCAACATTTATTTTTCGAAAGGTTCTTAAAAAGCCTCTCTCTGCTGAAACGGAAGAGAAGATCAACCTTGCCGGCTTTGCTTTTGTGATGGGACTTTCTCTTTTGGTGATAATTTCTGATTTTTTCAAGGTGTTTTAA
- the uppS gene encoding polyprenyl diphosphate synthase: MEIPSHIGYIVDGNRRWARARNLPTLQGHKQGFEVLKSIVEVTFSRGVKFVSAYIFSTENWNRSAEEVKYLMNLFENYFSKEIKTLHEKNIKVVFSGSRVEKVSKKLVKIIERAEELTRANTGGTLCLCFNYGGQMEILDAVKSLAEKIEKGEITAGEISKENFEQNLYNPEIPPIDLMVRTSGEQRISNFQLWRMAYAEMIFLDKSWPEMTEQDVDFCIENYNKRDRRMGGDSKK, from the coding sequence ATGGAAATCCCATCGCATATAGGCTACATCGTTGACGGGAATCGTCGCTGGGCGCGGGCGAGAAATTTGCCCACGCTTCAAGGCCATAAGCAAGGTTTTGAGGTGCTGAAAAGTATTGTTGAAGTTACATTCTCTCGCGGGGTGAAATTTGTTAGCGCCTATATTTTTTCTACAGAGAACTGGAATCGCTCTGCGGAAGAGGTTAAATATTTGATGAATTTGTTTGAAAATTATTTTTCGAAAGAGATAAAAACGCTACACGAAAAGAACATTAAAGTTGTATTTTCAGGCAGTCGGGTAGAGAAAGTTTCGAAGAAATTGGTTAAAATTATCGAGCGAGCCGAAGAATTGACTCGTGCCAACACTGGCGGAACGCTGTGTCTTTGTTTTAATTATGGCGGACAGATGGAGATTTTGGATGCGGTGAAATCTTTGGCCGAGAAGATTGAAAAGGGTGAAATTACGGCTGGGGAAATTTCTAAGGAAAATTTCGAGCAGAATCTATACAATCCAGAAATTCCGCCCATCGATTTGATGGTTCGCACTTCTGGCGAGCAACGAATTTCTAATTTTCAGTTGTGGCGAATGGCTTACGCGGAAATGATTTTTCTTGATAAGTCTTGGCCCGAAATGACTGAGCAAGATGTGGATTTTTGCATTGAGAATTATAATAAACGAGATAGAAGAATGGGAGGGGATAGTAAGAAATGA
- the frr gene encoding ribosome recycling factor, with protein MDTKKFEEKINLAIAHYEAELKKVRTGRAHPSMLEGVQVEAYGAKMPLNQVANITAPEASMILVTPFDINNIAAISNAIRADQTLGFNPSDDGRVVRVPVPPLTEERRKQIVKQTSEKVEDAKIALRNIRQDAFKEAKHLKDDKEITEDEQKRFEKDFDENMKKMNAKIDEIFKNKEKEILTI; from the coding sequence ATGGATACTAAGAAATTTGAAGAAAAGATAAATCTAGCAATTGCGCATTACGAAGCAGAACTTAAGAAAGTTAGGACCGGTCGCGCTCATCCAAGTATGCTTGAGGGCGTTCAGGTTGAGGCTTACGGTGCTAAAATGCCGCTCAATCAGGTGGCAAATATCACGGCCCCTGAAGCGTCGATGATTCTGGTGACACCTTTTGATATCAATAATATTGCGGCGATTTCTAATGCGATTCGGGCTGACCAAACTCTTGGCTTTAATCCGAGCGATGATGGTCGAGTTGTGCGTGTGCCGGTGCCTCCTTTGACTGAAGAACGACGCAAGCAGATTGTTAAGCAGACCTCTGAAAAGGTTGAAGATGCTAAAATTGCGCTTCGAAACATTCGTCAAGATGCGTTCAAAGAGGCCAAGCATTTGAAGGACGACAAAGAAATCACCGAAGACGAGCAAAAGCGCTTCGAAAAAGATTTTGATGAAAACATGAAGAAAATGAACGCTAAAATTGACGAGATTTTCAAAAATAAAGAAAAGGAAATTCTCACGATTTAA
- a CDS encoding FAD-dependent oxidoreductase, with protein sequence MLDLAIIGSGPAGLSAAIYAARDGHKVQVFEKTAFGGLVASSEFIENYPGFEDGISGLELSKKMRAQAEKFGAKIVYGEVSNIEESENAVKFTADGQNFEAKTMLLAVGNSYRKLDLPREDEFYGRGIHSCATCDGPIYAGQTIIAVGGGNSAVTEALFLSKFSKVKLLVRSEIRAEKVLQERLKKAIQEGKIEIFLGAEVEEFLFEEQGNFEKIRGARINQKRENGQIETFDIEAAAIFEFIGLTPNTDFLKDSPVKLNDFGEIAVDSHLKTSGSRIWAAGDAIENATKQIAVASGNGVRAALEISKFIENLAEI encoded by the coding sequence TCGGCTCGGGACCGGCGGGACTCTCGGCTGCAATTTACGCTGCGCGCGACGGTCATAAAGTCCAAGTTTTTGAAAAAACTGCCTTTGGCGGCCTCGTTGCGAGCAGTGAATTTATAGAAAATTATCCAGGCTTCGAAGATGGAATCTCTGGTCTGGAGTTATCCAAGAAAATGCGCGCTCAGGCGGAAAAATTCGGCGCCAAGATTGTTTATGGCGAAGTTTCCAACATCGAAGAGTCTGAAAATGCTGTAAAATTCACAGCAGATGGTCAAAATTTTGAAGCCAAAACGATGCTTCTTGCTGTCGGAAACTCTTATCGCAAACTCGACCTACCTCGAGAAGACGAGTTCTATGGCCGCGGGATTCACTCCTGTGCCACTTGCGATGGCCCCATCTATGCCGGCCAAACTATCATTGCGGTTGGCGGTGGTAATTCTGCCGTGACAGAAGCGCTATTTTTGAGCAAATTCTCAAAGGTAAAATTATTAGTTCGAAGTGAAATTCGCGCAGAAAAAGTTCTTCAAGAACGGCTGAAAAAGGCTATCCAAGAAGGTAAAATCGAGATTTTTCTTGGTGCGGAGGTTGAAGAATTTTTATTCGAAGAACAAGGAAATTTTGAGAAAATTCGCGGTGCGCGCATCAATCAAAAGCGTGAAAATGGCCAAATCGAAACTTTTGATATCGAGGCGGCTGCCATCTTCGAATTTATCGGACTAACACCAAACACCGATTTTTTGAAGGATTCTCCAGTAAAACTCAATGATTTTGGTGAGATAGCGGTAGACTCTCATCTTAAAACTTCCGGCTCTAGAATTTGGGCTGCTGGAGATGCGATCGAGAACGCCACCAAACAGATCGCTGTTGCGAGTGGAAATGGCGTTCGGGCGGCGCTGGAAATTTCAAAATTTATAGAAAATCTGGCCGAAATTTGA